A single region of the bacterium genome encodes:
- the rplF gene encoding 50S ribosomal protein L6: MSRVGKKPITVDKGVNVEVAGRVVKVKGPKGELTHELRDGIDARVDGGTIQVSRASDHRTHRALHGLTRALLQNMVTGVSKGFETKLEMVGVGYKAEVRKDALHLAVGFPAEKVVPIPRGVQVQVEKQNLITLTGISNEALGHFAAKVRKIRPPEPYKGKGIKFAGEQIRRKVGKTGA, translated from the coding sequence ATGAGTCGCGTAGGGAAAAAACCGATTACCGTCGACAAGGGCGTGAACGTCGAGGTCGCCGGCCGCGTCGTCAAGGTCAAGGGACCCAAGGGCGAACTGACGCACGAATTGCGTGACGGCATCGACGCCCGGGTCGATGGCGGAACGATCCAGGTGAGCCGGGCTTCCGATCACCGGACGCACCGGGCGCTGCACGGCCTGACGCGGGCGCTCCTGCAGAACATGGTCACCGGCGTCTCGAAGGGCTTCGAGACGAAGCTCGAGATGGTCGGCGTCGGTTACAAGGCGGAGGTCCGCAAGGACGCGCTGCACCTGGCGGTGGGATTCCCGGCGGAGAAGGTCGTCCCGATCCCCCGCGGCGTGCAGGTGCAGGTCGAAAAGCAGAATCTCATCACGCTCACGGGCATCAGCAACGAGGCCCTGGGCCATTTCGCGGCGAAGGTCCGAAAGATCCGTCCGCCGGAACCGTACAAAGGCAAGGGCATCAAGTTCGCGGGCGAGCAGATTCGTCGCAAGGTCGGAAAGACCGGCGCGTAA
- the rplR gene encoding 50S ribosomal protein L18 produces MSGVKTRLVKRTARQARVRRKVRGTTQRPRLCVFRSARHIYVQVIDDTIGRTLAEASTRAKGFEMPAAAPVAQGKDAPAKGSKILAAEAIGETIAAKLKEKGVTNVVFDRNGFLYHGRVRAVADAARKAGLNF; encoded by the coding sequence ATGTCCGGCGTCAAAACCCGATTGGTCAAACGCACCGCGCGCCAGGCGCGCGTGCGCCGCAAGGTTCGCGGCACCACGCAGCGCCCGCGCCTTTGCGTGTTCCGCAGCGCGCGTCACATCTACGTGCAGGTGATCGACGACACGATCGGCCGGACACTGGCCGAGGCATCGACCCGCGCCAAGGGCTTCGAGATGCCCGCGGCCGCGCCTGTTGCCCAAGGCAAGGACGCGCCCGCGAAGGGATCGAAGATCCTCGCGGCGGAGGCGATCGGCGAGACGATTGCCGCGAAACTGAAGGAAAAGGGCGTGACGAACGTGGTGTTCGACCGCAACGGTTTCCTTTACCACGGTCGCGTGCGCGCGGTCGCGGACGCGGCGCGCAAGGCCGGACTCAACTTCTAG